The Nitrospirota bacterium sequence AGCGACGCAGGCGCGCGTGATGCCGAGGAGGCGACCGGCCGGCTCATGGCCGCCCTCTCGTTCCTGCTCGTCGTCCTCCTGGCCGTGGCGGCCAACCGGTTGACGCAGGCCGGGAAGGCCTGGCTCGGCCGGGACCTCCTGGAGTATCCGCTCTGGGCGGTGGGGGTGGGCCTGGCGGCGAATCTGGCGATCAGCTTGGCCGGCCTGCGCGAGCGGCTGAGCGCCGCGTTCCGCACCGAGTTTTTCCTGAAGACCGGCTTGGTCCTCATGGGCGCCACGATCAACTTCGCGGACGTCCTCCGGATTGGGGCCAAGGGCATGGTGCAGGCCGTGCTCGTCGTCACCGCGGTTTTCTTCTTCACCTGGTATCTGGCCGGCTGGTTCGGCCTGGAGGCCAAGCTGCGGGCGCTCATGGCCGCCTCCGTGTCCATCTGCGGCGTGTCGGCCGCGATCGCGGCGGCCGGCGCGGTCCTGGCCAAGAAGGAGCACCTGACCTACGTCGCGACGCTCGTCATCGTCTTCGCGCTCCCCCTGATGCTGCTCCAGCCCTATGCGGCCAAGGCCCTGGGCCTCTCGTCCGACGTGGCCGGGGCCTGGATCGGCGGGAACATCGACACGACGTCCGCCGTGGTGGGCGCCGGCGCGATCCACAGCGAGGCGGCCATGCGGGTCGCCTCCGTCGTCAAAATGTCCCAGAACGCGCTGATCGGTTTCGCCGCCTTTTTGCTCGCCTTCTACTGGGTGGTCGTGATTGAACGGCGGCCGGACCGGAAGCCGGATCCCAAGGACATCTGGACGCGGTTCCCCAAGTTCGTGCTGGGCTTCCTGGTCGCCTCCCTCGTCACGACCCTGGGGTTCCTGACTCCGGACCAGGTCAAGGGCGCGATCGTCCCGCTCCGCAACTGGTTCCTGACCGTCGCGTTCGTCTGCATCGGGCTCGAGCTGGCCTTCGGGGAATTCACCAGGGTCGGGTGGAAGCCGGTGTTCGTCTACTTTCTGGCGACGGTCGCCAACACGGTGCTCGCGCTCGGCGCCGCCTATCTCCTCTTTGCGTGACGCGTGACAGGGGACACGTGACAAGGAATAGGCGAATATCCACAGGCTTCAGTTCTCGTCACGCATCACGCGTCACCCGTCACGAGGATGTTCATGACTGACGGCCCAGCCCGCCGCGTGCTCGCGGTCGCCCCGATGCCGCCGGAGAAGTCGGCCTACGCGCTGGCCCGCTACAGCCGCTCGCCGGACTCGATCGAGGACAGCCTCCGCTGGGTCCACGCCCATTCGTCCGAGAAATTCTGGGAGCAGTTCTACTTCGCCTACGGCCACGCCTCGATCGCGGACCTGGGCCACGTCATCGTCTGCTTCGAGCACATCTCCGAGCTGGCCGCGATCCGTCTGGAGGATGAGCCGCTCTGGGACGGGCAGGCCAAGTCAAGCCGGTACCAGAACTTCGGGCCGAGCGGCTGCTACGTGCCCGATGCGATCCGCGACACGGAGACGGAGGGCGTCTACCGCGGCATCCTGCGAAGCCTCTTCAACTGCTACCGGCTCCTCCACGACCCGTTGAAGCGCTTCCTGTCCGAACGCTCGCCCCGCCCGGAGAGCATGAAGCCGGCCGACTACGACCGGACCATCGCGGCCCGCGCCTTCGACGTCACCCGCTACCTGCTCCCGCTCGCGGCCAAGACGAACGTCGGGCAGGTGGTCAGCATCCGGACGTTGGAGAAGCAGATCACGCGGCTGCTGTCCTCGCAGTTGCCGGAGCTGCGGGCGATCGGAGAGGAGTTGAAGGAGGCCTGTCTTCGGCCGCCGGTGAACGTCTGGGGCGAGCTCTCCGGCCAGACGGCGGGCATGGCCGAGCCTCTGGCCCCCACGCTGGCCCGGCACGCCCGGCCCAGCGCCTATCAGGCCGAGGTCTATACGGACCTGGCCCGGCATGCGAAGGAGACGCTCAAGGCCGCAGGCCTGGACCAGCCCGCTGCCTGGGGCTCCGTCCCGGCCGTGGACCTGATCGAGCCGCACCATCCGCTGGACGAGATCGCGGCGACGCTGCTCTACCGGGTCAGCCAGGCGCCCTACCGGCGGATTCTGTCGGCGGTGAAGGACTGGACCGAGAAGCAAAAGCAGGAAACCGTCGAGGTCGCCCTGCGGAAGCGGGGGCCGAACGACGAGCTGATCAAGGAGTTCCGCAGCGGCTACGCCTTCCTGTTCGACGTGCTGATGGACATCGGCGGCTGGCGCGACCTGCACCGGCACCGCCGCTGCCAGCAGGTCCAGCAGCCCTTCACCACCGCCCACGGCTACGACGTCCCGCAGGCCCTGACCGACGCGGGGCTGGAAGCCGACTACCGGGCGGCGATGGAGGCGGTGAAGCAGGACGTCGAGGGACTGCGCAAGACCCACCAGGAGGCGGCTCTCTACGCCACTCCCTTCGGCTTCAAGGTCCGATGTCTGTTCAAAATGGATTTTGCCGAGGCGGAATACGTCTCCCGGCTCCGGTCCGGCGTGAAGGGCCACTGGTCCTACCGGACCGTGGCCTGGCTGATGAAGCAGAAGATCGCCGAACGCTATCCCTACCTGGGCGAGCAGATCAAGGCCACGCCGCCGGACGTCGAAGATAGTCTCACGAGATAGCTTTCAGCCATCGGCGCTCAGCCCTCGGCACCAGCGGGAATCCTTTGGCGACCTACATCCGCGGCTTCTGGTCCGTCTGGAGCCGTTCCCGGTCGAACTCTTCCAGCGGCAGGTAGTTCATCGGCAGTTCGAACAGGTAGTTCGGCAGCGTGTGCAGCTTCACGCGCCGGTACTCGACCTGCCACCGGCCGTCCTTGCGGGCCAGCTTCAACGGGAATCCGATGTCGGTGGCGAGCCACTGGTAGTAGCCCACCTCGCGCGAGCCTTGCTGGACGGTGACTTCGTAGAGCGTGACCGGGTGGCCGTCCAGGATTTCCGTGCCGATTTCCTCACGGGCGACCTCTCCTTCAAGCTGGGCGGAGACTTTGGGCGTCTGTTCCGGATCGAAGGGGACACTCTTGAAGTGTTTCAGGCGGGACAGGAGCAACCACATGACGTCTTTGTCCTTGCGGACGATCGTCACGCTGACCGGTCCCGGGTCGTTCAGCTCGAGACGCCACATGTCGTCACGGTAGTAGATGTTCGCGTGGCGACTGTGCCCGTTGATCCGGGTGATCTGGTCGGCGACGAACTCCAGGGCATGAGAGACGGGGATGGATGAGAACCACACCGCGCATGCGAGCGCGACCGTCGGGAATGGACGCATGGCCGTACCCTCCTCTCTCGGAGCGGCGAGGCCGAAGACTGTAGGCTCATCAAGAGGGAGAGCAAGTCTCGTACCCTGTGAATGCCAGCTCAACAGGGCCGCCTGGCACAGGCTGGGTCGGCTGGATTCAGGGCCGAGCCGGGCAATTCTTGCCGGACGCCGGGCCTTTTCCTGCCGTGAAGCGCGCCTCTCCCTCTTTCTTGAATTTCTCTGCCAGGGGGACTAGCATTTCATAGCGCAGGTACCCTTTGGCTCTGTTGGCTTCCGCTGCGCGATGGACGCGCCGAAGTAGTCAGAAGGCGATGAGACACTCGTGACGTTTCGGTACTCCACGCACCTCCGCCAGCGGATGGGGCTGCGACAGATTGCTCCTGAACTTATGGTGTCGGCGTTCCGGGAAGCAGAGGAGCGGTAGGTGCCGCTATGAGCTTGCAGGTCTCCTATGACGAGAAGGCCGATGTCCTGTATCTCGCTCGACCGGGCGAGGAAGCCGAGGCCGTTGAAGCCGCGCCGGGCGTCACGCTGGAATATGACGCATCAGGCGGGCTCCTGGGAGTGGAGATTCTGCATGCATCCCGTGTGCTTCGGGATGTGCTTCGGCCCCTCTTGGCGCAGGCAGAACCTCACTCCTGAGACGGAGTGGAGAAACCGCCTTGACACGCTCGTCACCACCACAAAAGGTGCTCCGATGAAGAGTCGCCTCCAGTTCGCCGGGCATCCGATCCACACGATGGTCGTGGGGTTCCCGATCGGGCTCTACTCGACCGCGCTCCTGTGCGATATCCTGTACCTGCTGCTGGCCGACGCCTTCTGGTTCCGCATGGCCTTCTGGGCGATCCTGTTCGGGCTCGTGACGCACCTGGGCGCGGCCGCGACCGGCCTCCCGGATTTCCTGGCGGTGATGAAGGAACGGCAGGAAGGGCAAGATCTCCAGGATCTCAAGGGGGCGCAGCGGGCGGCCACGTCCCACCTGGTCTTCGGGAT is a genomic window containing:
- a CDS encoding FAD-dependent thymidylate synthase, with protein sequence MTDGPARRVLAVAPMPPEKSAYALARYSRSPDSIEDSLRWVHAHSSEKFWEQFYFAYGHASIADLGHVIVCFEHISELAAIRLEDEPLWDGQAKSSRYQNFGPSGCYVPDAIRDTETEGVYRGILRSLFNCYRLLHDPLKRFLSERSPRPESMKPADYDRTIAARAFDVTRYLLPLAAKTNVGQVVSIRTLEKQITRLLSSQLPELRAIGEELKEACLRPPVNVWGELSGQTAGMAEPLAPTLARHARPSAYQAEVYTDLARHAKETLKAAGLDQPAAWGSVPAVDLIEPHHPLDEIAATLLYRVSQAPYRRILSAVKDWTEKQKQETVEVALRKRGPNDELIKEFRSGYAFLFDVLMDIGGWRDLHRHRRCQQVQQPFTTAHGYDVPQALTDAGLEADYRAAMEAVKQDVEGLRKTHQEAALYATPFGFKVRCLFKMDFAEAEYVSRLRSGVKGHWSYRTVAWLMKQKIAERYPYLGEQIKATPPDVEDSLTR
- a CDS encoding putative sulfate exporter family transporter, which translates into the protein MSDAGARDAEEATGRLMAALSFLLVVLLAVAANRLTQAGKAWLGRDLLEYPLWAVGVGLAANLAISLAGLRERLSAAFRTEFFLKTGLVLMGATINFADVLRIGAKGMVQAVLVVTAVFFFTWYLAGWFGLEAKLRALMAASVSICGVSAAIAAAGAVLAKKEHLTYVATLVIVFALPLMLLQPYAAKALGLSSDVAGAWIGGNIDTTSAVVGAGAIHSEAAMRVASVVKMSQNALIGFAAFLLAFYWVVVIERRPDRKPDPKDIWTRFPKFVLGFLVASLVTTLGFLTPDQVKGAIVPLRNWFLTVAFVCIGLELAFGEFTRVGWKPVFVYFLATVANTVLALGAAYLLFA
- a CDS encoding DUF2283 domain-containing protein; translation: MSLQVSYDEKADVLYLARPGEEAEAVEAAPGVTLEYDASGGLLGVEILHASRVLRDVLRPLLAQAEPHS
- a CDS encoding DUF2231 domain-containing protein, producing MKSRLQFAGHPIHTMVVGFPIGLYSTALLCDILYLLLADAFWFRMAFWAILFGLVTHLGAAATGLPDFLAVMKERQEGQDLQDLKGAQRAATSHLVFGIGLLVVQGLNLAVRHGGEVPPGGSIAMPLIVNVIGAALTGLQGWYGGELVFRHHVGVELPEAPLPGHQGKPKEREKGPKFHY